The Borreliella garinii genome window below encodes:
- the guaA gene encoding glutamine-hydrolyzing GMP synthase, whose amino-acid sequence MNVCAILVLDFGSQYSQLIARRIREIGVYTKVIPYYTPLKEIKNMNIAGIILSGGPASVYAKDAPTLNMEIFNLKIPVLGICYGMQLIVKLFGGIVSKDCKQEYGSSEIFLKNEKSLLFSELPNKFQIIMSHGDSIEKIPNNFKQLAFTKNCIASISNEEQKIYGLQFHPEVTHSEFGDKILKNFVFKICQSQTNWSLESNIKTIVEKIKLKVGSKKVILGLSGGTDSLVCALLIKRAIKENLICVFVNTGLLRKNEDKKILELKHQYDLNIKYIDASEKFLNHLKNISDPEEKRKIIGKEFVNVFEKITLEDQNIEYLAQGTIYSDVIESKSKNNASSKIKSHHNVGGLPDKMRLKLLEPLNEFFKDEIIQIGINLGIKKEALYRHPFPGPGLAIRIIGEVTQEKINILQEADNILTEELFINDLYYEIRQAFVVLLPVKSVGVMGDQRTYEYTAVIRCVNTQDFMTAEWTELPYNFLKKVSSRIINEVRGINRVCYDISSKPPSTIEWE is encoded by the coding sequence ATGAATGTTTGTGCAATACTTGTATTAGATTTTGGATCCCAATATAGCCAGCTAATTGCAAGAAGAATTAGAGAAATTGGGGTTTATACAAAAGTAATACCTTACTATACCCCTTTAAAAGAAATTAAAAATATGAACATCGCGGGAATAATACTAAGTGGAGGCCCTGCCTCTGTTTACGCAAAAGATGCCCCTACCTTGAACATGGAAATTTTTAATTTAAAAATACCTGTTTTAGGCATATGTTATGGAATGCAATTAATTGTTAAATTATTTGGGGGGATAGTATCTAAAGACTGCAAACAAGAATATGGAAGCTCTGAAATCTTTCTAAAAAATGAAAAATCTCTTTTATTCTCAGAGCTTCCAAACAAATTTCAAATTATTATGAGTCATGGGGATAGTATTGAAAAAATTCCCAATAATTTCAAACAGTTGGCTTTTACAAAAAACTGTATTGCTTCTATATCAAATGAAGAGCAAAAGATTTATGGTCTACAATTTCACCCAGAAGTAACTCATTCTGAATTTGGCGATAAAATACTTAAAAATTTTGTTTTTAAAATTTGCCAATCTCAAACTAATTGGTCATTAGAGAGCAATATAAAAACCATTGTGGAAAAAATTAAGCTTAAAGTAGGTAGTAAAAAGGTTATTTTAGGACTTTCTGGTGGTACAGACTCTTTGGTTTGCGCATTGCTTATAAAAAGGGCAATAAAAGAAAATTTAATCTGCGTTTTTGTAAATACTGGATTGTTGCGTAAAAATGAAGATAAAAAAATACTAGAATTAAAGCATCAATATGATTTAAATATAAAATACATTGATGCTTCTGAAAAATTCTTGAACCATTTAAAAAATATAAGCGATCCTGAAGAAAAAAGAAAAATAATAGGAAAAGAATTTGTAAACGTTTTTGAAAAAATTACTCTAGAAGATCAAAATATAGAATATTTAGCACAAGGAACAATTTATTCCGACGTAATTGAATCTAAATCAAAAAATAACGCTTCTTCAAAAATTAAATCTCATCACAACGTAGGGGGACTTCCAGATAAGATGCGTTTAAAGCTTTTAGAACCTTTGAATGAATTTTTTAAGGATGAAATAATTCAAATCGGAATAAATTTAGGCATTAAAAAAGAAGCTCTTTATAGACACCCATTCCCAGGCCCAGGACTAGCTATAAGAATAATTGGAGAAGTAACACAAGAGAAGATCAATATCTTACAAGAAGCAGACAATATTCTCACAGAGGAGCTCTTTATAAATGACTTATATTATGAAATAAGACAAGCATTTGTTGTATTGCTGCCTGTTAAATCTGTAGGCGTAATGGGAGATCAAAGGACATATGAATATACAGCTGTCATTAGATGTGTCAATACTCAAGACTTCATGACTGCAGAATGGACTGAACTTCCTTATAATTTTTTAAAAAAAGTTTCTTCAAGAATAATTAATGAAGTTAGAGGTATAAATAGAGTTTGTTATGATATATCTTCTAAGCCTCCATCAACCATAGAATGGGAATAA
- the ospC gene encoding outer surface protein OspC yields the protein MKKNTLSAILMTLFLFISCNNSGGDTASTNPDESVKGPNLTEISKKITDSNAFVLAVKEVEALISSIDELAKAIGQRIQQNGLVADAGHNSALLAGAHEISILITQKLDGLKGLEGLKAEIAEAKKYSEAFTKKLKDNHAQLGIQNGASLDDEAKKAILKTNVDKTKGAEELEKLFKSVESLSKAAQEALTNSVKELTNPVVAETPKKP from the coding sequence ATGAAAAAGAATACATTAAGTGCGATATTAATGACTTTATTTTTATTTATATCTTGTAATAATTCAGGTGGGGATACTGCATCTACTAATCCTGATGAATCTGTTAAGGGGCCTAATCTTACAGAAATAAGCAAAAAAATTACAGATTCTAATGCATTTGTACTGGCTGTGAAAGAAGTTGAGGCTTTGATCTCATCTATAGATGAACTTGCTAAAGCTATTGGTCAAAGAATACAACAAAATGGTTTAGTTGCTGATGCGGGTCACAACAGCGCATTGTTAGCAGGAGCCCATGAAATATCAATCCTAATAACACAAAAATTAGATGGATTAAAAGGTTTAGAAGGATTAAAAGCAGAGATTGCAGAAGCTAAGAAATATTCTGAAGCATTTACTAAAAAACTAAAAGATAATCATGCACAGCTTGGTATACAGAATGGTGCTTCTCTTGATGATGAGGCAAAAAAAGCTATTTTAAAAACAAATGTGGACAAAACCAAGGGTGCTGAAGAGCTTGAAAAGTTATTTAAATCAGTAGAAAGCTTGTCAAAAGCAGCGCAAGAAGCACTAACTAATTCAGTTAAAGAGCTTACAAATCCTGTTGTGGCAGAAACTCCAAAAAAACCTTAA